In the Salvia miltiorrhiza cultivar Shanhuang (shh) chromosome 8, IMPLAD_Smil_shh, whole genome shotgun sequence genome, AATTGAGTTCATCATGGTATggtcattaattttttattttttatttggtaATTTATAAAAGAATTGATGACAAATGAAGGCTATAACTTGcaaggataaaaaaaatattaattactccctccgttcactaTCAATATTCCCCAACTTTTTGGTgcaagttttaagaaatgttaagTGAGTGTGTTGTGTATGGAGTTTGGATCCCACattaagtgtttaaaaataTGTGGTGGTTGAGTGAAGTTTGGATTTCACATTAATAAAttatgttgtgagtggagtttgagtccCACATTAAAAGTGTATTGTGGGGTAGTGTTTAAAAATATATGGTGGAAGAGCGGAGTTTGAGTCTCACATTAATTAATTGTGTTGTAGGatagtatttaaaaataaaaaagaaatagtTTTTGTAAACATACTAAAATAGCAAAAattaagaaacaaaaaaaacaacttAATACTGAAACTCAGGATAAtcatccatttcatccgaccaacggcATGGAcaacattattcattgcaatcatactgggcctattggtaaagtcaaccacaaactccctCGGCTTGTAACTCATTTTTCCGCATTCCTAAGGCTACTATAGAACCTATAAAAATGTACAGACTCTATCACTTTTAATCATTTTATACATTCTCTGTATTTTatgtgaaataaaataaatcgtcATTTTTAATGGGATAGAGggagtaaattttaatttcactattataaaattagttttaaataATTTTGGGTTAATTCAATTTCACAATCTTACAATCGAATCAATTCAAATTTGGTTAGCCGATAATCGAATTGAACTGATactatttgattattatatttataaaaatttcgatTATCGATTAAGCTGaataatcctatatatatatatatatatatatatatatattaattaattaaaaaattcctATTTTCTAATTGTAATTCTTACGCTTACGCACACAGACACAGACactcctatttttctttttcacaaaACCCTCGTCCCTCGCTCACGTACCGTCCGCCGGCCGCCGCCCTCCACCCGCACTGTAGCAGCCGTCGCCCTGCTTGTCCGCCGGCGCCGTCGCCCTCCTGTTTTTTTGTTTCATATTTGGTCTTGCCAATCCTCTGTTGCATTATTTTCCGGTgagttgtattttattttattctcgcAAATGCTGGCTATATTTTGATGCATTGATCAATTTGAAGCTAATTTTGTTGtcaaaaaatatttgtatagaAGAAATTTCAATTTTGATTGTGTTCGTCCCAAGTTTCTTTAAGTGAATGTGGAAAACATGGCTCTGTTTTTGCTTCACTTCTTATAAAATTCGAATTAGTAAGAATGAATCATATGCTTAAGTCTCGAGCATTGAACTCCATACAATTGAATAGCTATCATGTAATCTATTTGGAGCCTTTTTTTTTGCTGCCTCTAATTTTATAGTTAATCTATTGCTGCAATGTGTTGCAGTATAAGTTTTTTGGGGGAAAATGATTATTGTTGTAATAAGCTGAAGAATGAGTTTGGTTTTGGAAGTTTAGAGAGGATCAGAACCTAGCTGGTGAGATTTGGCTTCTGCTCATTCTCCAGTGATTGGGAGAATATAAAATCCCTTCAACAATTAGAGCAATGGGGCTGCCAATCCCTGCACTGATCCCTATTGGCATCGTCACCAAGAAAAACATTATCATAATCGTCTGACTTGAATTTCGCCTACTTACGCATACTAGTAATTAGACCATATTAGACAAAacatttaagaaaaatgaattagCGACGAActcaattaatatatttttcttttccttgtgGAGAACAAGAGAAGGAAACAAGGTGGTCCAGAAAAATTCAAGGTAAGTGAAAAAGGCAATGGGGGCTATATTTTTtggaattaattattaaaaatttaattttgaagcCATAAGTGTAAAAATGCATATTTActagtattttaaattttcaattatatattttaaatttttaatgaagagctatattgagaaatttggaggttttgtataaaattacccttttttcttttatctttatGTTCCTTTTGTTGCGTTTTTCATTTTCGCCATTTCTTTTCATAGTTTATAGTTTATTTCTAAAGTTGTGAAGTTTCATGAGTTTCTTCCTCAATCCATTTGATCTTTCGCTTGATTAACTCTGCACTTATTATTTCCCCTTCTTTCACCTCTCATCATTCACACAAATCGGGATAATGTGACGGGCAACAACTCTCAATTGAAATTGAATCCCTTCTTCCCAAATTCGAATTTGTAGGAATGTAAGGTGGGATTTTTCGGCATTTATATGAAGACAATTGTAAGTTTTGAAGGGTTCGTGTTGTTTTCATTTATGTTCTAATTTCTTTGGCTTAAGCGAACTAATTCTGCAAACTGCAAAGTCTGACCTTGTCTGTTGCATAATAATCAGTGGTATGGTGTTGTGCTTGAATTTGTGAACTCATTAGGAGATTTTTGTGTTTGATTGAGCTGAGCATGTTCTAAATCTTTCTAAGTGTTTGTGAGGTTCTTAAAAACATGATCTTGTGAAACTGTACTCCTTCAATTTTGGCCCTCTATATTgcaagtatttgaataatttagTAAGCTTATTTCTTAAATAAGGTCTAACATTGCTCTACAAACTTGATAATAGGTTATAAGATCTGTAAGATAAGCCATCTATGAAGCTTGAAGGTGATGATTGGTTCCTGTTCATTTTATGATGTTTGTACTTATATGTGCTTGTCGTTTTATGTTTGTAACACCTTTCGTTGTGTTCATTTATCAGTTCTGATTGCTTACAGGTAGGTGATAACTTCTCTAGATGATATAATCGGAGATCCAGTTATTTATGTGGATACAATGAACGTTGTTTCCAGAAAGAGCCGCCACTTATTATCTGTCGAACCATTATCATCATCTTCAGCTCAGTTCGTCTCTCCTCTCCAAAACCTGAAGGTCTCCACAGACAGAGGAGATACACCTGCTGAAACTACAGCTACGGAAACAGTATTTACTAGGAAAAGCAAATACATTTGCCATGAGTCCGCCATCAACTTCATAAAACGTGAGAAAAACCCAGAAAACGCGTTGgaaatatttaataaagtatCATCGCAGAGGGGTTTTCAGCACAATAATTCCACTTATGGGATAATTCTTCATAAGCTCGCTCAGTGCAAGAAATATCAGGCCCTTGATGCGGTTCTTCATCGGATGACCTATGAGACATGTAAATTCCATGAAGGTATATTCCTTAATCTCATGAAACATTTCTCTAAAGCATCCAAGCATGAGAGAGTGCTTGAAATGTTTTACTCTATACTGCCTATTGTTCGTTCACAGCCCTCCCTGAAAGCTATTAGTACATGTCTTAATCTTCTGGTTGATGCAAACGAAACTGATTTGGCAAGGAAGTTTCTCCTGAGTACTCGGAAAGACTTCCACTTGGAGCCGAACACGTGCATCTTTAATATTTTGGTCAAACATCACTGTAGGAAAGGAGATATCGAATCTTCTTTTGGAGTGATGAAAGAGATGGAGAAGTCTGAAGTGTCTACACCGAATTTGATAACCTACTCAACTGTGATTGATGGTCTTTGTGCAAGTGGCAGATTAGAAGATGCAATTCAGTTATTCGAGGAAATGGTGTCTAAGCATCAGATAGTGCCGGATGCGTTGACTTATAATGCTTTAATCAATGGATTTTGTCGTGGACAGAAAACAGATGGAGCCAAGAAAATAATGGAATTTATGAAGAAAAATGGATGCCATCCCAATATATTCAATTATTCATCCTTAATGAATGGACTGTGTAAGGATGGTAAGCTTGAGGAAGCAAAGGAAGTGTTGAACGAGATGAAAGCCGCTGGGCTGAGTCCCGATACTGTTGTTTACACCACTTTGATTAATTGGATGTGTAGGTCTTGCAAAACGGATGAAGCTATCGAGCTGCTTAAGgagatgaaagaaaaagaatgcAAGGCAGATGAGGTAACATTTAACGTCATTCTGGGTGGATTGTGCAGGGAAAACAGATATTATGAGGCTCTTAACATGCTCCAGAGGCTTCCCAGTGATGGTGTTTATCTTAACAAGGCTAGTTATAGAATCGTGTTGAATTCTCTGTGCAAAGAAGGCGAACTTGAGAAGGCGGTGGAGCTTCTGGCTCTGATGCTGCACAGGGGTTTTGTACCCCATGTTGGCACGTCAAATGAGTTATTAGTTAGTCTTTGTAATGCAGGAAAGGTGAACGATGCTGTTAGGCTATTGTTTGGGTTGGTCGAGAGGGGGTTTAAGCCAGATCCTCCTACATGGACTGTTCTAATTGATTTAATCTGTAGAGAGAGGAAGCTGTTGCCTGCATTTGAACTTCTTGATGAACTGCTCGCATAAGGCTCGTATTTGCCATGATGAACTTTACATGTCTTTGCTCATCAGAAGAATACCAAGGGCTCGATAAATGCTAAGCTTATGAGGAAAGGCTGCAATTCCGAGTTCCCAAATCTTCTCGGTATCTCTTGAATCAGCATATGCTGTCTGTATCTGCTTGCTTCATAAATTGATGCTGCATATATTGTGCTTGACATCTTGATCCAAGTTCAGCCTTTTTGCTATAAAAATTTGATGAGTTGTTTGTTGGCTTTGATGAGGAGTTGAGGACATTGATGTTAATTCAGTGAGATGTTGTGGTTACATTACATAATATGAAACTAATCTGTAACAGTGTAAGTGTGAATTTTGTGCTGGGAGAAAGAAGTGAATGTGAAGACTGATGATTTTCAGTCCAATATGCTTATCTTGAATCCACTTCATGCAAAGAGGGGAATTTGTAGAACTCCTTGCACAGGAAAGGAGAGAATACAaatgagagaaaagaaagaaggttgtttttcttttctatcttTTGGCTTCATCATTTGCATCAAACAAGTGTTTATCGTTTAGTGAAGCTCATGGTTTTGAGTAGTAGACTGGCTTGATTAGACCGACAATTTGAGAGGGTTAGGATGAGACGATCCTATATACGAGCCCTGGCCTTGATTCATTCCAAACCAAATGCTACTCAATTACGATCGAAGGTTACCATAGTCTAGTGCGAGTGCGTGCGTGTGAGATTGAAGATGAAGACGctgaatgaaagaaaatatattGAATAATTGCTGAGGCAGAAATGCTAGTATGATTCAAC is a window encoding:
- the LOC131001572 gene encoding pentatricopeptide repeat-containing protein At5g18475-like, with amino-acid sequence MNVVSRKSRHLLSVEPLSSSSAQFVSPLQNLKVSTDRGDTPAETTATETVFTRKSKYICHESAINFIKREKNPENALEIFNKVSSQRGFQHNNSTYGIILHKLAQCKKYQALDAVLHRMTYETCKFHEGIFLNLMKHFSKASKHERVLEMFYSILPIVRSQPSLKAISTCLNLLVDANETDLARKFLLSTRKDFHLEPNTCIFNILVKHHCRKGDIESSFGVMKEMEKSEVSTPNLITYSTVIDGLCASGRLEDAIQLFEEMVSKHQIVPDALTYNALINGFCRGQKTDGAKKIMEFMKKNGCHPNIFNYSSLMNGLCKDGKLEEAKEVLNEMKAAGLSPDTVVYTTLINWMCRSCKTDEAIELLKEMKEKECKADEVTFNVILGGLCRENRYYEALNMLQRLPSDGVYLNKASYRIVLNSLCKEGELEKAVELLALMLHRGFVPHVGTSNELLVSLCNAGKVNDAVRLLFGLVERGFKPDPPTWTVLIDLICRERKLLPAFELLDELLA